In one Lolium rigidum isolate FL_2022 chromosome 3, APGP_CSIRO_Lrig_0.1, whole genome shotgun sequence genomic region, the following are encoded:
- the LOC124702260 gene encoding 6-phosphofructo-2-kinase/fructose-2,6-bisphosphatase-like, with amino-acid sequence MATAASSGGHQYVSVKLESPRLAALDLAPHLFGSHPIAGSWDPSKALPMERAADAIWELSCVLPSRHETMDFKLVLKQKADSSQCIVEEGPNRPLGCGSNEVEMTDAVFKLNDKDALECKVWVETELLSPFDLAASWKAHQENLQPSRVRGTYDVVMDVTKSRPKNDFASGLELDLEKYVVPTTPSMGSGVYAANLTENPRYLLNTGMSSNNDTTLGILHNLVKGDASPDHYANTKKDVDGRHAPQQEGHRVVFVDRGVGSPRFARPKNETISTSNIKQDCEGKVVPPHNIEKHGSVGMPAAEGAVAAAAVADQMYGPKEDRKLVIVLVGLPARGKTFTAAKLTRYLRWLGHETKHFNVGKYRRLKHGTNQTADFFRGDNKEGVEARNEVAALAMEDMLSWMEEGGQVGICDATNSTRNRRNMLMKMAEGKCKIIFVETICNDQDVLERNIRLKVQQSPDYAEQTDFEAGVRDFKERLAYYEKVYEPVEEGSYIKMIDMVSGNGGQLQINNISGYLPGRIVFFLVNCHLTPRPILLTRHGESLDNVGGRIGGDSSLSEAGQIYSRKLASFVEKRLKSERTASIWTSTLQRTILTAHPIIGFPKIQWRALDEINAGVCDGMTYDEVKKNKPEDYESRRKDKLRYRYPRGESYLDVIQRLEPVIIELERQRSPVVVIAHQAVLRSLYAYFADKPLEEVPKIEIPLHTIIEIKMGVTGVEEKRYKLMDAVNPTAGI; translated from the exons atggcgacggcggcgagctccggcggcCATCAGTATGTCTCGGTGAAGTTGGAGAGCCCGCGCCTAGCGGCGCTCGACCTCGCCCCTCACCTCTTCGGCTCCCACCCCATCGCCGGCTCGTGGGACCCGTCCAAAGCC CTTCCGATGGAGCGGGCGGCGGATGCCATTTGGGAGCTCAGCTGCGTCCTCCCTTCTCGCCACG aaacaatgGATTTCAAGCTAGTGTTGAAACAAAAAGCCGATAGCTCACAGTGCATTGTTGAGGAGGGGCCGAACCGACCGCTAGGTTGCGGGAGCAATGAAGTGGAAATGACAGATGCGGTCTTTAAACTAAATGACAAGGATGCACTTGAGTGTAAGGTTTGGGTTGAGACGGAACTGTTATCCCCATTCGACCTGGCTGCAAGCTGGAAGGCTCATCAGGAGAATCTTCAGCCCTCAAGGGTGCGAGGGACGTATGATGTCGTTATGGATGTGACTAAATCCAGGCCCAAG AATGACTTCGCTTCTGGTCTGGAGCTTGATTTAGAGAAGTATGTAGTTCCAACAACACCCAGCATGGGCTCAGGTGTTTATGCAGCTAACTTGACTGAGAATCCCCGCTATTTATTGAACACCGGTATGTCCTCAAACAATGATACCACATTGGGCATTTTGCACAACTTGGTCAAAGGCGATGCATCCCCGGACCATTATGCTAACACGAAAAAG GATGTTGATGGGAGACATGCACCACAACAGGAAGGACATAGGGTGGTCTTTGTTGATAGAGGTGTTGGTTCACCAAGGTTTGCTAGACCAAAAAATGAAACCATTTCAACAAGCAACATCAAGCAGGATTGTGAAGGAAAGGTTGTACCACCACACAATATAGAAAAACATGGAAGTGTG GGCATGCCAGCAGCAGAAGGAGCTGTTGCAGCAGCAGCTGTAGCTGATCAGATGTATGGACCAAAAGAAGACCGCAAGTTGGTCATTGTCCTG GTTGGGCTGCCAGCTCGTGGTAAGACCTTTACGGCAGCTAAGCTTACAAGGTATCTCCGATGGTTAGGTCATGAAACAAAGCACTTCAATGTCGGAAAG TACCGCCGGCTGAAGCATGGTACTAATCAG ACTGCTGATTTCTTTCGTGGAGATAACAAGGAGGGTGTTGAGGCACGTAATGAG GTGGCAGCATTAGCAATGGAAGATATGCTATCTTGGATGGAAGAAGGTGGCCAA GTTGGTATTTGTGATGCTACAAATAGCACAAGAAATCGGAGGAACATGCTGATGAAAATGGCTGAAGGAAAATGTAAG ATCATCTTTGTGGAAACAATATGCAATGATCAGGATGTTCTTGAGAGAAATATTCGCTTGAAAGTTCAACAAAGTCCGGATTATGCGGAGCA GACGGATTTTGAAGCTGGTGTACGAGATTTCAAAGAGCGGTTAGCCTATTATGAAAAG GTGTATGAACCAGTCGAAGAAGGCTCATACATAAAAATGATCGATATGGTTAGTGGGAATGGGGGCCAATTGCAG ATTAACAATATAAGTGGTTACTTGCCTGGACGGATTGTTTTCTTCTTG GTGAACTGCCATCTTACACCTCGTCCTATCTTGCTAACTAGGCACGGGGAAAGTTTAGATAATGTCGGAGGAAGAATCGGTGGAGATTCTTCTTTGAg TGAGGCTGGGCAGATTTATTCAAGGAAACTTGCAAGCTTTGTGGAGAAGCGACTGAAGTCTGAGAGAACTGCCTCT ATATGGACTAGCACACTCCAGAGGACAATATTAACAGCACATCCAATCATTGGATTTCCAAAG ATACAATGGCGTGCACTTGATGAGATAAATGCTGGCGTCTGTGATGGGATGACATATGACGaagtaaagaaaaataaaccTGAAGACTATGA ATCACGTCGCAAAGACAAGCTGAGGTATCGTTATCCTAGAGGAGAATCCTACCTGGATGTCATTCAGAG ATTGGAGCCTGTAATAATTGAGCTTGAAAGGCAGCGGTCGCCAGTGGTAGTCATAGCTCACCAG GCTGTGTTAAGATCACTATATGCGTATTTTGCGGACAAACCACTGGAGGAAGTTCCTAAGATTGAA ATACCTCTTCATACAATTATCGAGATAAAAATGGGCGTCACTGGCGTTGAAGAGAAGAGATACAAACTCATGGACGCAGTAAACCCCACCGCAGGGATCTAA
- the LOC124698149 gene encoding protein CHUP1, chloroplastic-like, producing MMREGDACVALLRSKFHGLIERNHTLEEENKQLRHEVSHLKGQVSSLEGQHTDRKMMWKRLENFATSNNYMERQFVHNNDDAKEAMDLNNSASYSRQRLFRTPVVKSRAPRVPNPPPSPTCIQPIMKVKKEGSMAPPPPPPPPPLPSKLLKSTKAVQRVPEVVEWYRLLVKREGKNDGKSGSTGIPVATNSRDMIGEIENRSAYVIAIKSDVENQGDFINFLAREVQNAAYKDIADVEEFVKWLDGELSYLVDERAVLKHFPNWPEKKADAMREAAFTYRDLKNLETEASSFHDDRRVATPMAFKRMQDLQDKIEQGIHNTEKIRDNASARYKDLMIPWDWMLDSGIIRQLKAASLKLAKEYMNRIMNALKSDPFANDEELILRGVRFSFRIHQVAGGFDEGCRKAFQELKTFASKSE from the exons ATGATGAGGGAGGGAGATGCATGCGTTGCGCTTCTGAGAAGCAAATTCCATGGCCTGATCGAGAGGAACCACACTCTGGAAGAGGAGAACAAGCAATTGAGACATGAAGTCAGCCATCTAAAAGGCCAAGTCTCCTCACTTGAAGGGCAGCATACTGATAGAAAGATGATGTGGAAGAGGCTGGAGAATTTTGCCACCAGCAACAACTACATGGAAAGGCAGTTTGTTCACAACAATGATGATGCGAAGGAAGCTATGGATCTCAACAACTCGGCATCTTACAGCAGGCAGAGACTCTTTAGGACACCAGTAGTGAAATCAAGAGCACCAAGGgttccaaatccaccaccaagtcCGACGTGCATCCAACCGATCATGAAGGTAAAAaaggaaggatccatggctcctcctcctcctccaccgccacctcccctACCTTCGAAATTACTGAAGAGCACTAAGGCAGTGCAAAGGGTGCCAGAGGTAGTCGAGTGGTACCGGTTGTTAGTAAAAAGAGAAGGCAAAAATGATGGGAAGTCAGGATCTACGGGAATTCCAGTAGCCACTAACAGCCGAGATATGATCGGGGAGATAGAGAACAGATCGGCCTATGTTATAGCT ATCAAATCAGATGTAGAAAATCAGGGTGACTTCATTAACTTCCTGGCAAGGGAAGTTCAGAATGCAGCATACAAGGATATAGCCGATGTTGAAGAGTTTGTGAAGTGGCTTGATGGGGAATTATCATACCTGGTAGATGAAAGGGCAGTGCTCAAGCACTTCCCTAACTGGCCAGAGAAGAAAGCAGATGCCATGAGAGAAGCAGCATTTACTTATCGAGATCTGAAGAATCTGGAAACAGAAGCATCATCATTCCACGATGACAGGAGAGTGGCTACACCCATGGCTTTCAAGCGCATGCAAGATCTACAGGATAA AATTGAACAAGGCATTCACAATACCGAAAAAATAAGGGATAATGCAAGTGCAAGATACAAGGATCTTATGATCCCATGGGATTGGATGCTTGACTCCGGAATCATACGCCAA CTAAAGGCCGCTTCATTGAAGCTTGCAAAAGAATACATGAACCGCATTATGAACGCACTGAAGTCAGATCCATTTGCAAATGACGAGGAACTGATTCTGCGGGGTGTCCGCTTTTCCTTCAGAATACATCAG GTTGCGGGTGGCTTTGATGAAGGTTGCAGGAAAGCATTTCAAGAACTGAAGACATTTGCAAGCAAGTCAGAGTGA